In Pseudophryne corroboree isolate aPseCor3 chromosome 7, aPseCor3.hap2, whole genome shotgun sequence, a single window of DNA contains:
- the FIGN gene encoding fidgetin, with the protein MISSSSVYGLKMQWTPEHAQWPEQHFDITSTTRSPAHKVEAYRGHLQRTYQYAWANDDISALTASNLLKKYAEKYSGILEGSMERPLLSNYTEAQSGLVNGRKNEGEPWQSSLNSESVYPMNCVADVIVASKAGVGTTIPPSDVSASIGSSPGVGSNLTEPSYSSSTCGSHTVQSLHSGLPSQEYGTGYNGSYLHTSYSSQSASALPSPHPSPLHSSGLLQPPPSALVSGYNGASNLSSYNYPPASYPPQSSVGSGYSPGSAPPPSAYLPSGIPAPTPLPPTTVPGYSYQTHGLTPITPSSSASSLKRKAFYMTGQGDLDSSYGNYSYGQQRTSHSPMYRMSDTSISNSNRGNGFDRSSDSSSLSFKPTKQLVASEQQRKFSSQSTRALTPPSYNTAKNSRSSEAFGKYNSSAINEHSDEHRQLLPHSLQGPGLHTATSSNHSVDEQLKNTDTHLIDLVTNEIINQGHPVDWDEIAGLDLVKAFIKEEVLWPVIRSDAFSGLTALPRSILLFGPRGTGKTLLGRCIASQLGATFFKIAGSSLVTKWINEGEKIVHASFLVARCRQPSVIFVSDIDMLLSSQVSEEHNPISRMRTEFLMQLDTVLSSAEDQIVVICATSKPEDIDESLRRYFMKRLLIPLPDSTARHQIIIQLLSQHNYCLTDKEVSLLVQRTEGFSGLDVARLCQEAVVGPLHAMPPTDLSAIMPSQLRPVTYQDFENVFCKIQPSISQKELDTYIEWNKMFGCSQ; encoded by the coding sequence GCTTAAAGATGCAGTGGACGCCAGAGCATGCGCAATGGCCAGAACAGCACTTTGATATAACGTCAACCACACGGTCCCCAGCTCACAAAGTTGAAGCATATCGTGGCCACTTACAACGCACCTATCAGTACGCATGGGCCAATGATGATATCTCTGCTTTAACTGCATCAAATCTACTGAAAAAATATGCTGAAAAATATTCAGGAATTTTGGAGGGTTCTATGGAAAGACCGCTTCTCAGTAATTACACTGAAGCCCAATCGGGTCTTGTTAATGGCCGAAAAAATGAAGGTGAGCCTTGGCAAAGTTCTTTAAACTCAGAAAGTGTTTATCCGATGAACTGTGTTGCTGATGTAATTGTGGCAAGCAAAGCTGGAGTGGGAACCACTATACCTCCATCTGATGTCTCTGCCAGCATAGGCAGTTCACCTGGAGTGGGCAGCAACCTGACTGAACCCAGTTATTCCAGTAGTACATGTGGAAGTCACACAGTGCAGAGTCTGCATTCAGGGCTACCATCTCAGGAATATGGGACAGGATATAATGGATCATACTTGCATACAAGCTACAGCAGCCAATCTGCTTCTGCATTGCCATCACCTCATCCATCTCCCCTACATAGCTCTGGACTTTTACAGCCTCCCCCATCAGCATTGGTGTCAGGCTACAATGGGGCCTCCAATCTGTCCAGCTACAACTATCCACCTGCTAGTTatcctccacagtccagtgttgggtCCGGCTATAGTCCTGGAAGTGCACCTCCTCCTTCTGCTTACCTTCCATCAGGTATACCTGCTCCTACTCCTCTTCCTCCTACAACTGTACCAGGCTACAGCTATCAGACCCATGGTTTGACCCCAATAACTCCATCAAGCTCTGCTAGTTCCCTTAAAAGAAAAGCTTTCTATATGACAGGACAGGGCGATTTAGATTCCAGTTATGGAAATTATAGTTATGGACAGCAAAGAACCTCGCATAGCCCAATGTACAGAATGTCCGACACAAGTATTTCCAACTCAAATAGGGGAAATGGCTTTGACCGAAGTTCTGATTCTTCATCATTATCATTCAAGCCAACAAAGCAGCTGGTGGCTAGTGAGCAGCAAAGAAAATTCAGCAGTCAGTCAACTAGAGCTTTAACACCACCCTCATACAACACCGCTAAGAATTCAAGATCAAGTGAAGCTTTTGGAAAATATAACTCCTCTGCAATTAATGAACACAGTGATGAACACAGACAGCTCCTACCACATTCTCTGCAAGGCCCTGGACTGCATACAGCTACCTCATCTAACCACTCTGTGGACGAACAGCTGAAGAACACTGATACACACCTCATTGACCTTGTAACAAATGAGATAATCAACCAGGGACATCCAGTTGACTGGGATGAAATTGCTGGTCTCGATTTAGTAAAGGCTTTCATTAAAGAAGAGGTTTTGTGGCCTGTAATTCGTTCTGATGCATTCAGTGGACTTACTGCTTTGCCTCGGAGCATTCTTTTATTTGGACCTAGGGGAACAGGCAAAACCTTATTGGGCAGATGTATAGCTAGTCAGTTGGGTGCCACATTCTTTAAAATTGCTGGTTCTAGTCTTGTCACAAAGTGGATAAATGAAGGAGAAAAAATTGTCCATGCATCGTTTCTTGTGGCAAGGTGTCGGCAACCATCTGTGATCTTTGTTAGTGATATAGACATGCTTCTTTCTTCCCAAGTGAGTGAAGAACACAATCCCATAAGCCGAATGAGAACAGAATTTCTTATGCAGTTAGATACTGTTCTATCTTCTGCTGAGGACCAAATAGTTGTAATTTGTGCCACAAGTAAACCTGAAGATATAGATGAGTCTCTACGGAGATATTTCATGAAAAGACTTCTTATTCCACTTCCAGACAGCACAGCCAGACACCAGATAATAATACAGTTGCTCTCACAGCACAATTACTGTCTCACCGACAAAGAGGTTTCACTCCTAGTCCAGCGCACAGAAGGTTTTTCTGGACTGGATGTGGCTCGCTTGTGTCAGGAAGCAGTGGTAGGCCCTCTTCATGCCATGCCACCAACAGACCTTTCGGCCATTATGCCGAGCCAGCTGAGGCCTGTAACATATCAAGACTTTGAAAATGTATTCTGCAAGATTCAACCTAGCATATCACAGAAAGAACTTGATACATATATTGAATGGAACAAAATGTTTGGTTGCAGTCAGTGA